A single Caretta caretta isolate rCarCar2 chromosome 2, rCarCar1.hap1, whole genome shotgun sequence DNA region contains:
- the SBSPON gene encoding somatomedin-B and thrombospondin type-1 domain-containing protein encodes MSARALASVLWMVLLAPWRLWHRADAGCSEERRCCPGRDPSCTSTGWRMDRVYGTCFCDEACRLTGDCCYDYSQACPALPCIVGEWSHWSGCAEQCKPNLRMRRRYVKQEPKNGGEPCPLLEEKSGCLEYLTYQGQDCGHEYVPAFITTSEYSKERKRKAVSPLWSSDTEEAGYCVEFKTESLSHHCTVENRPYARWMQYLREGYTVCVACQPPAMNTGNHRCSGDGLGADGNKVLHWQAVGNLRCQGTWKKVRQVEQCSCPVVHSFIFT; translated from the exons ATGAGCGCGAGGGCCCTGGCGAGTGTCCTTTGGATGGTGCTGCTGGCGCCGTGGAGACTCTGGCACCGGGCTGATGCGGGCTGCTCCGAAGAGAGAAGATGCTGCCCTGGCCGGGACCCAAGCTGCACCAGCACCGGCTGGAGGATGGACAGAGTCTATGGGACCTGTTTCTGTGATGAAGCCTGCAGGCTCACTGGGGACTGCTGCTATGATTACTCGCAGGCATGCCCAG CTCTTCCGTGCATCGTTGGGGAGTGGAGTCACTGGAGTGGCTGTGCAGAGCAGTGTAAGCCTAATTTGCGAATGCGTAGGCGCTATGTGAAGCAGGAACCTAAAAATGGTGGGGAACCTTGCCCCCTACTTGAAGAGAAGTCTGGCTGCCTGGAATACTTGACTTACCAGGGGCAGGACTGCGGACATGAATACG TTCCTGCTTTCATAACTACCTCTGAATACagtaaggaaagaaaaaggaaagctgTCTCTCCACTGTGGTCTTCAGATACAGAGGAAGCTGG aTATTGTGTGGAATTTAAAACTGAATCACTCTCTCACCATTGCACTGTGGAGAATCGGCCATATGCCCGCTGGATGCAGTATCTACGAGAGGGGTATACTGTGTGTGTAGCTTGCCAGCCTCCAGCTATGAATACTGGCAACCATCGTTGTTCTGGAGATGGCCTGGGTGCTGATGG AAATAAAGTTCTCCATTGGCAAGCTGTTGGTAACCTTCGGTGCCAAGGAACATGGAAGAAAGTTCGGCAAGTGGAACAATGTTCATGTCCTGTTgtgcatagttttatttttacataa